A single Elephas maximus indicus isolate mEleMax1 chromosome 2, mEleMax1 primary haplotype, whole genome shotgun sequence DNA region contains:
- the SPRY4 gene encoding protein sprouty homolog 4 has translation MEPPIPQSVPLTPSSVMVQPLDSRTPHGRLQHPLTILPIDQMKTSHVENDYIDNPGLVPPAGPKRSRGGAPEPAPTPPRCDQDVTHHWISFSGRPSSVSSSSSTSSDQRLLDHMAPPPVADQASPRAVRVQPKAVHCKPIDLKGTAAPPELDKHFLLCEACGKCKCKECASPQTLPSCWVCNQECLCSAQTLVNYGTCMCLVQGIFYHCTNEDDEGSCADHPCSCSHSNCCARWSFMGALSLVLPCLLCYLPATGCVKLAQRGYDRLRRPGCRCKHTNSVICKVATTEAKASRSDKPF, from the coding sequence ATGGAGCCTCCGATCCCACAGAGTGTCCCCTTGactcccagttcagtcatggtcCAGCCCCTCGACAGCCGAACGCCCCATGGCCGGCTCCAGCACCCGCTCACCATCCTGCCCATCGACCAGATGAAGACCAGCCACGTGGAGAACGACTACATAGACAACCCTGGCCTGGTGCCCCCTGCAGGCCCCAAGCGAAGCCGGGGCGGGGCCCCAGAGCCAGCCCCCACGCCCCCGCGCTGTGACCAGGATGTCACCCACCACTGGATTTCCTTCAGCGGGCGCCCTAGCTCcgtgagcagcagcagcagcacgtcCTCGGATCAGCGGCTCTTAGACCACATGGCACCACCACCCGTGGCTGACCAGGCATCGCCGCGAGCTGTGCGCGTCCAGCCCAAAGCGGTCCACTGCAAGCCAATAGACCTCAAGGGCACTGCAGCCCCACCCGAGCTGGACAAGCACTTCTTGCTGTGTGAAGCCTGCGGGAAGTGTAAGTGCAAGGAGTGTGCGTCCCCCCAGACGTTACCCTCCTGCTGGGTCTGTAACCAGGAGTGCCTGTGCTCAGCCCAGACCCTGGTCAACTACGGCACTTGCATGTGCCTGGTGCAGGGCATCTTCTACCACTGCACCAATGAGGACGATGAGGGCTCTTGTGCCgatcacccctgctcctgctcCCACTCAAACTGCTGCGCCCGCTGGTCCTTCATGGGCGCCCTCTCCCTGGTGCTGCCCTGCCTGCTCTGCTACCTGCCCGCCACCGGCTGTGTGAAGCTGGCCCAGCGAGGCTATGATCGCCTGCGCCGCCCCGGCTGCCGCTGCAAGCACACAAACAGCGTCATCTGCAAAGTGGCCACCACGGAAGCCAAGGCCAGCAGGTCTGACAAGCCTTTCTGA